The Gemmatimonadota bacterium DNA window CGGGCACCTCTTCCGCGCCGCCCGGCGGGATTCCGGGGTCCGGCCCGTGGGGTCTGGCGGAGGGGCGGGCGCGCATGGAAGATGCAGGCGCACCGGATACCTGCCGTGGGTGAGCGGTGGGGTCCCACCCCCGTACAGACTCGCATGGCCGAGAACGAGACGTTCGACCGGACGCCTTTGGCGCTGGTCGTGGAGGGAAACGAGTCCCTGTCGTCGACGCTGGTCGACCTGCTCGGCAATCACGGCTTCGCCGTGCTCCGGGCGGGCGGGGCCCGGCAGGCCCTGGAGCTGCTCGGCAAGGTGCGTCCCGATCTGCTGCTGATCGGACTCGTGCTCCCCGACGGCATCGGACCGGACGTCGTGCGGGCGCTCGAGCGCATCCCCACGGTCCGTTCCAGCACGCCCATCGCGATGGTCTCCGACCGTCCGCTCGACCCCGCCTCGCGGGTCGAGAGCTTCGAGGTCGGCGCCTGGGCGGTCCTGGAGCCCCCGTTCGAGCAGGGCCAGCTCGTGCCCCAGCTGCGCGCCTTCGTCGCGGCCAAGCTGGATGCCGACGCAGCGCGCGAAGAGGGCCTGCTGGATCCGACCACCGGCTTCTACAACATCCGCGGTGTGCTGCGCCGGGTGGGGGAGGTCACCGCGGACGCCGCCCGCTACCGGCGTCCGGTCGCGTGCGTGGTCGTGGGTCCGGATCGCGACACCGAGAGCGCCACCTGGGACCGCCAGACCGCGGAGCGCGTGAGCGAGCAGATCGCGGTGGGGATCACGGCCACCACGCGGCTCTCGGATACGCTGGGCCGGTTGGGCGAGACCGACTTCGTGGTGGTGGCGGCGGGCACCGACGAGGTCGGGGCCAATCGGCTCGCCCAACGCCTGCTCGACCGGCTGGACACGAGCACCGAGGACGTCTTCCAGCGGCCGCTGCGGCTGCGGGCGGGCGTCTACGCCGTCTCCGGCTCGGACGAGGATGCGGTCATCCCGGTGGACCTGCTCACGCGCGCCACGTTGGCCCTCCGCCGCGGGCAGGACCAGGGCGAGGCCGGCCGGATCTTCGGATACGACCGCATGTGACTGCCGTTGGCCCGAAACGCCGCGGGCCCGGGAGCAGCGCTCCCGGGCCCGTCGTCGTTTGTGCGGATCGGGGCCGCGCCCCGAGGCGTCAGGTCTCGCTGGCCGCCGACAGGGCGTGCCGGCCCGACTCGTCCCCCTCCTCCGTGGCGCCGTAGCCCGGCAGGTAGGAGGTGTAGTAGCGGTAGACGCCGCCCGGCTGCACGTCGTTGAGGATCGCTCCCAGGATGCGCACGGGCAGACGCGCCAGCGGAGCCAGACGCGCGAGGGTGAGCTCCCGGTTGGTGGCCCCGGTGCGCAGGATCATGACCAGCGTTCCGGTCAGGGTCCCGAGCAGGAACGCATCGCTGCCGGCGCCCAGCGGCGAGCTGTCCACCAGGATCACGCCATACTGCGTGCGCAGGTCCGCGAACAGCTCACGCATCTCCAACGAGCCCAGCAGCTCGGGCGCGTGCGCCAGGCGCGAGCCGGAGCTGATCACGTCCAGCGACTCGTACTCGGTCTTCTGGATGATCTCCGACAGGGACGCGTTCCCGGCCAGGTAGTCCGTCAAGCCGGGCTTGCGCGACCGCCCCAGCAGTTGGTGCACGTCTCCACGACGGGTGTCGCCGTCGATGATGAGCGTCTTGCGACCCAGCTCGGCGAACGCCACACCCAGATTGGCGGTGATCAGGGACTTCCCGTCGCCGCTCCCGGGGCTGGTGATCGTCAGCAACAACGGCCCGGGGCCGGCGCTTCCGTACGCGTAGAGCAGGTTGAGGCGCAGCTCGCGGAAGGCCTCCACCACCTGGAGCGTGTTCTCTTCGCCCTTCTTGCCCGGCTCGCGCAGGATGGGGGGAACGGCACCCAGGATGCTCAGGCCCATCTCGGAGGTGACCTGCTCCGGATAGTGGACCCGTGGATCGATCCGGTCCAGGAGGATGGCGCCCAACAGGCCGACGCCCAGGCTGCCCAGGAGGATCACCATCACCAGGCTGAGGCGCTGGTCCGGGATCGGGGTGGCAATGGGGCTGGCGCGGCTCCACACCCGCACGTCGGGCACCGTGCTGGCTGCGGCCAGGCGGGCGGTCTCGTAGCGGTTGTTGATGTCCTGGAACAAGGCCTGGGCACTCGTCGCGTCCCGCGTCAGCCGGTCTTCCTGGAGCTGGCGCTCCGGGATGCTGCGCAGGCTGGCCGACGCCTGGTCGACATCCTGCTGCAGATGGCGCTCCTCCGCGGCCAGCCCCTCGAGCACCTGGCCGGCGAGGGTGGGGATGACCTGGTTCTCCAGGGTCGTGACGATGTTCTGCTTCTCCACCACGCGCGGATCCTCGGGCGTGTAGCGGTAGAGCAGGGTGCGCATGTCCGCCTTCGCGGTGGTCAGCTCCGACATCGCGCCCATGAGCGGCCGCGAGTTCTGCACGGCCGGCACGAACTCGAGCGCCTCGATATTCAGGGGCGTCGCGGCCATGGCGGCGCGGATGCGGCGGCGATCCTGGTCGATCTGGTCGAGCCGCAGGCGCTTGGTGAAGAAGTCCTGCATCACCGGGCCCTGGGTCATCTGGAGCCCCGGGGCCACCACGGCCCGCTCGTTGGGCTCCGTGATGGTCTGGATCCGGAACTGCTCGAGCGACAGCTCCTTCTCCTGGAGCTCCTGGTAGACGCGGTCCCGCTGCTCGGCGAGCTGGCGCGTGAGATCGTCCGCCTTGGCACGCTTGAGCTCGGTGGCCATGCGCACGTGCTCTTCGGCCACCCCGTTGACGATCTGGGAGACCAGGCGGGGGTCGTTGCCCCTCAACGTCAGGTGGATGAACGAGGCAGGGCCCCGCACCTCCGGAGTCAGCCGTCCACCGAGCTCACGCGCCACCCCGACCGGGTCCCGGACGGTGAAGTCGATGATCCGGTTCGCGGTGAGCTGCCCCGGTCCGGGACGCCAATCCCAGCCCAGCGCCCGACCGATCGGCTGGTCCGTGCTGCCTTCCTCCAGGACCGCGCCGTCGTCCCGGGCGAGGGTGTAGCGCTCCCCGGCCGGATCCACGGACAGACGGAAGGTCCCCGTGAGGGGGCTCTCGGAGATGTTCAGCCCGGCCACGACCGCCGAGTCGGCGGCAGTCGCCGGGAGGATGTACAGGCGCAGCCGCCGCACGACCGGCTCGACCACGGGCGGCGACGTCAACAGGTCCACCCAGGCGTACTCCTGGAGGAGCTGTTGGGACTGGATGGGCCCGCGTCGCGGATCCGTCTCGGGCTCCACCCAGAGGCTGGCGGAGGCCGTGTACTCCGGCTGGATCCACATCCAGACCCCGACGGAGACCAGGGCACCGACGAGCAGCGTCACCGCCGGCAGCCACTTCTGGCGCATCACCGCCGATACGTAGCGCCGCCAGGAGACCCCTCCCTCCTCCTCCTGCCCGGCGTCGAAGACCGGCCCGGCAAGGCGGGGGTCGTGCGGCGCCGGATGGATGGGCCCGTGGGACCCGGCGGGTAGCAATTCGGACATGGCCTTTGCCAGCTGGAGTTTCTCGCTTGATGCGTACCCTCGTCGGGGGGTCCGGTGTTTCACCCGGCTCCGACCGACCCGTTCCGCTTCAGCAATCTGGATACCGCGATCCGCGGGGGGTGCGCGGATCCCCTGGAACGGCGAAAGTATCGCCCCCGACCGGACGCCGGGGCGTGCCGGAGCATCCCGGGTTCCGTCCGTCGTGTTGCGGGGGCGCGGCACAGTTGTTGCCAAATGCCACCACGGCTCCGAGGTCCGGCGCCGGATGCCCCCGATCCAGGGGTCGTTCCGGGTTCTGTCGGGACCTCTTTACCGTCGGCTCGGCAGAAGAGGATCATGGAAGATACAGCGACCCGGACGCGCGTGGGCCCCGGCCGACCCTCGCCGCGTCCCCTGGGGACTGCGGGATCGGGAGAAATGGCGAACCAGCTCGTCGACGCGGAAGTCAAGAGCTCGATCAGCGTCCTGGTGGTCGACGACGAGCATACCCTCCGGGAAAGCTGCGCCGGCCTCCTCCGCGCCGAAGGCTACCAGGTGGAGATGTGTGGTCGGGGCGACGACGCGCAGGAGCTCCTGCGGCGGAGGCCCTTCGACCTCGTGCTCCTCGACCTCTACATGTCCCAGGTGCCGGGCATGGAGATCCTGGGCTCCGCGCTCGAGGCCAATCCCGACTCCATCGTCATCGTCATGACCGGCAACCCGAGCGTGGAGTCCTCGATCGAGGCGCTGCGGGCGGGAGCCTGGGACTACATCCCCAAGCCGTTCTCGGCGACACACCTCCAGATCCTGATGGGGCGGGCCGCCCACGCGGTCACCGTGGCCCGGGAGAGCCGGGCGGGCCAGAGCGACCCGCTCAAGGCGGTCGGTCCGGAAGGGAAGATCACCCTGCTCGGCGTGTCGGCGGCCTTCCAGCGCGTCGTGGAGCTGGCGCGCAAGGTGGCCCGCACGGATGCATCGGTGTTCATCACCGGCGAGAGCGGATCCGGCAAAGAGGTCATCGCCCAGTTCATCCATCACAACAGCCGCCGCAGCAGCCGGGAGATGATTCCGCTGAACTGCGCCGCGCTTCCCGAGACGCTGCTCGAGTCCGAGATGTTCGGGCACGTGGAGGGTGCGTTCACGGGTGCCGTGAAGGAGAAGATCGGCCTGCTGGAAGCCGCCAACGGGGGCACGCTCTTCCTGGACGAGCTCACGGAGATGCCGCTGCCCATCCAGGCCAAGCTGCTGCGCGTCATCCAGGACGGCGTCGTGCGCCGCCTCGGAAGCACCTCCACCGACGCGGTGGTCAACGTGCGCTTCCTGGCCGGCACCAACGAGGATCCGATGGGCGCGGTGGAGAAGGGCAAGCTGCGGCGGGATCTCTACTACCGCCTGCGCGTGGTGCCCATCCACATCCCGCCGCTCCGGGAGCGTCCGGAGGACATCCCGGTGCTGGCGGAGCATTTCCTCAAGCAGTTCTGGAAGCAGCACCGGGGTGCCAACGAGGAAGCGCCACGCCTCACGGACGAGGCCATCGACGCGCTGCTCGACTGCCCCTGGCGCGGGAACGTCCGTGAGCTGCGCAACGTGATGGAGCACTCGGTCGTGTTGCTCCAGCCGGGCGTGGACATCCAGGCCGACCAGATCCCGTTCATCGATCGCGCCGAAGGCGGCGAGGTCTCCACGGGCGGGAACCTGCTGCGCGAGGTCCCGCTCAACCAGGACTACCACACGGCGCGCGAGCAGGTGCTGGCCGAGTTCGAGAAGAGCTACCTCCAGCGCATCGTGCGGACGGCGCGCGGGAACATGTCCGACGCCGCCCGGATCGCCGGGGTGGACCGGACCACGCTCTATCGGCTCATGCAGAAGCACGGGCTGGATCGGCACGACCTGCTCACCCGCGGCGACTGACGCGCCAGGCTCCGTCGCCCCCCGCAGGGGGCTTGGATGGCGCAGGCGGGCGCGACCCTGGACGGGCTCCGGCATCACGCCGGAGCCCGTTCATCGTCCGGACCCGTTCGTCGTCGGGAACGGTGTCCAGCGGCGCCCCGCCCGCGCGGGTCCCTTCCCCGTCCATGCGTGCGCGGATCCCTCCCGTGTCGTGCGGGAGCCACACGGATCGGTGCACGAATGCACGGATCCCGCACCCGGGGGGGCGAGGGGAAACGTCTGGATATGGCTCAACCACGCCGTTATCGCGCGATCCGCTCCCTCCGCGCTCCCTCCGCACGGCGCTTGCACCAGCCCGACCCCTCGGAGGCCGTGACCGGATCGGTCCTCCGAAATCGCGTTGAGGTTACCGAGGGTCGAGACGATTGGACCGAGTCGACCGCACACGAGAGGACGGATCGCCAATGGATGTACTGGCCTCCCCCGCGCGCTCCCGGACCGGGGCCGAACGTGGCCCCTGGGCCCCGCAATCCCCGACGGAGTTGCGCCCCCTCTTCCCGCGGGCACGGGGGCCGGTCCGGCCCCTGGGGTCGGATCCCCAGCCCGCGACCCACGAGCGGGCCCGCCGGATCGTGAATGTGATCGCCGCCGGGCTCCTGCTGATCGTGGCGGCGCCCCTGATGCTGCTGATCGCCTTCCTGGTCAAGGTCACCTCGCCGGGTCCCGTCCTCTACCGTCAGCCCCGTGTAGGGCTCGACCAGCGCAACGGGATCGATCGACGGGGAGACAACCGCAGCGGGCACGATCGCCGGCGGCGGGATCGGGGGGGCAAGGTCTTCACGATCTTCAAGTTCCGCACGATGCGCGTCGAGCAGGATGCCCCGCAGGTCTGGGCCCAGGAAGACGACCCCAGGATCACCCCGCTCGGGCGGTTCCTGCGGCGCACGCGGCTGGACGAGCTGCCGCAGCTCTTCAACATCCTCAGGGGTGACATGAACCTCGTCGGTCCGCGGCCGGAGCAGCCCGACATCTTCCGACGCCTCCGCCAGGAGGTCTCGCAGTATCCCGCCCGGCAACGCGTTCTGCCCGGAATCACCGGTTGGGCACAGGTCAACCACAAGTACGACGAGTGCATCGAGGACGTGGCCCGCAAGGTGGACCTGGACCTGGAGTACATCTCCGAACGCTCCGCCTGGAACGACTTCCGCATCATGGTCCGCACGATCCCCGTGATGCTGTTCGGGAAGGGGTCGCGCTAGCCGCTCCGGGGGCTCCCCGGTCCCGCCCCCGTCCGTCCGAAGGACCCGGTGCCCGATACGGGGCGCCGGGTCCTTCGGCGTTTCCGGGCGCTCGGGTGGCCGGGCCGCGGGACGTGGATGGGGATCCGGGAAGGGCTCGGGGGTGTCGGCTGTGCCCGCCGAGCCGCCGCCCGGGCCGTGCGCGCCCGCCCCCCTCGCCTGCCGCCCCCCCCCGCAGGCGCGGCCTGGGCGGGTCGGCGGCAGGGGCGTGATCCCAGGGGGCGGGGACGGTCCGCAGACCGGACCCGGGAGAAGCGGGACGGGAGTCGGGTGGCGCTGCGGGGGTCACGGGAGGCCGTTCGGGGCCGGCTCGGGATACGGCCAGGACCTGCGGAGCGGCGGAGGGCTACGGAGCTGCGCGGGGACCTGCACCAGTCCCACGACGTTCCGGGGATCGGCGGTCAGGACCGGCGCACCAGGCGCAGCTTGCGGAGGAGCTCCAGGGTCTCCTCCTTCGGCACGAGCCGGGTCGTCGTGACGAGGACGCCGTAGAGCACGGCCACCACGGGCACTCCGATCGCCAGCCTCAGCGCCGGGCTCTCCAGCCCCCGGAGCGGCAGGTACAGCGCCAGCGAGGTGCCGGTGGCCAGCACCAGCGAGAGGGCCAGGGGACGCCAGGGAAAAGCGGACCAGAAGGGCACTTCGAGGCGGTGGGCGACGCGGGCCAGCCCCAGGAAGCGCGTCAGGGCGAAGCCCACCACATAGGCGGTGACCGCGCCCATCAGGATCTGGTCCGGCGGGGTGAGGGCCATGATCCCGAGCGAGACCAGCAGCCCCAACACGTTGGTCACCAGCAGGAACCGTGTGTCTCCCACGGCGCGCAGGATGCCGTGGTCGATCACCACCGTCAGCAGGGAGCGGATGAGGAAGATCCGGAAGACCGGCGTCGCCGCGACATAGCTCTCCTGGAAGAGCAGGGAGATGATGTCGCGGGCGAAGACCTCCGACCCCACCCAGATGGGCACGATGAAGACACAGAGACGGGCGAGCGAGCGCAGCCAGAGCCGGTGGAGTTCGGCCAGGTCACCGCTCTGGTAGATGGTGCTGGCCCGGACCAGGAGCACCTCGGCGACGGAGGTGCTGAGCAACGCCGCCAGGGGGATCTGGACCACGCCCGCCGCGTAGATGGCGAACTCCGCGGGGGTGGCCTGGGCGGACACGAAGTAGTGGTGTGCCTTCTGGAGCGCGATCTCGAACAGCACCGCCACGGCGTACGGCAGGGCGTAGGCGAGCTGGCGCTTCAGGTCGGCGCGGTTGACCCGCCCCCCCTCCTCCCGGCCCCGGTACCGCACGTAGACCATGAGCACGAGCGCGCGCAGCGCCGCGAGCGCGGCGAGCCCCATCAGGACCGACGAGACCGTGCGGAAGGTGGACGCGCACGCGGCTGCCACGCCGAACTTCAGCGCTTCGTTGCCCATGGCCACCGCGGCGGCCAGCACCGGCCGGCGGTCGATGATGGGCAGATAGAGCAGGGCGTCGCCGGGCAGGCCGAACATGAGGTAGGCCGCCGCGAACGGCAGGAGCGCGGCGAGCTGCGGTGCCCCCTCCGGGCCCGTCATGAACCGGGCGATGGGATCTGCGCCCGCCAGGATCGCCAGCCCCCCCACGAACCCCAGCGCCCAGAGCAGGACCAGGGCCTGCAACAGGAAAT harbors:
- a CDS encoding response regulator is translated as MAENETFDRTPLALVVEGNESLSSTLVDLLGNHGFAVLRAGGARQALELLGKVRPDLLLIGLVLPDGIGPDVVRALERIPTVRSSTPIAMVSDRPLDPASRVESFEVGAWAVLEPPFEQGQLVPQLRAFVAAKLDADAAREEGLLDPTTGFYNIRGVLRRVGEVTADAARYRRPVACVVVGPDRDTESATWDRQTAERVSEQIAVGITATTRLSDTLGRLGETDFVVVAAGTDEVGANRLAQRLLDRLDTSTEDVFQRPLRLRAGVYAVSGSDEDAVIPVDLLTRATLALRRGQDQGEAGRIFGYDRM
- a CDS encoding polysaccharide biosynthesis tyrosine autokinase; its protein translation is MSELLPAGSHGPIHPAPHDPRLAGPVFDAGQEEEGGVSWRRYVSAVMRQKWLPAVTLLVGALVSVGVWMWIQPEYTASASLWVEPETDPRRGPIQSQQLLQEYAWVDLLTSPPVVEPVVRRLRLYILPATAADSAVVAGLNISESPLTGTFRLSVDPAGERYTLARDDGAVLEEGSTDQPIGRALGWDWRPGPGQLTANRIIDFTVRDPVGVARELGGRLTPEVRGPASFIHLTLRGNDPRLVSQIVNGVAEEHVRMATELKRAKADDLTRQLAEQRDRVYQELQEKELSLEQFRIQTITEPNERAVVAPGLQMTQGPVMQDFFTKRLRLDQIDQDRRRIRAAMAATPLNIEALEFVPAVQNSRPLMGAMSELTTAKADMRTLLYRYTPEDPRVVEKQNIVTTLENQVIPTLAGQVLEGLAAEERHLQQDVDQASASLRSIPERQLQEDRLTRDATSAQALFQDINNRYETARLAAASTVPDVRVWSRASPIATPIPDQRLSLVMVILLGSLGVGLLGAILLDRIDPRVHYPEQVTSEMGLSILGAVPPILREPGKKGEENTLQVVEAFRELRLNLLYAYGSAGPGPLLLTITSPGSGDGKSLITANLGVAFAELGRKTLIIDGDTRRGDVHQLLGRSRKPGLTDYLAGNASLSEIIQKTEYESLDVISSGSRLAHAPELLGSLEMRELFADLRTQYGVILVDSSPLGAGSDAFLLGTLTGTLVMILRTGATNRELTLARLAPLARLPVRILGAILNDVQPGGVYRYYTSYLPGYGATEEGDESGRHALSAASET
- a CDS encoding sigma-54 dependent transcriptional regulator, translated to MANQLVDAEVKSSISVLVVDDEHTLRESCAGLLRAEGYQVEMCGRGDDAQELLRRRPFDLVLLDLYMSQVPGMEILGSALEANPDSIVIVMTGNPSVESSIEALRAGAWDYIPKPFSATHLQILMGRAAHAVTVARESRAGQSDPLKAVGPEGKITLLGVSAAFQRVVELARKVARTDASVFITGESGSGKEVIAQFIHHNSRRSSREMIPLNCAALPETLLESEMFGHVEGAFTGAVKEKIGLLEAANGGTLFLDELTEMPLPIQAKLLRVIQDGVVRRLGSTSTDAVVNVRFLAGTNEDPMGAVEKGKLRRDLYYRLRVVPIHIPPLRERPEDIPVLAEHFLKQFWKQHRGANEEAPRLTDEAIDALLDCPWRGNVRELRNVMEHSVVLLQPGVDIQADQIPFIDRAEGGEVSTGGNLLREVPLNQDYHTAREQVLAEFEKSYLQRIVRTARGNMSDAARIAGVDRTTLYRLMQKHGLDRHDLLTRGD
- a CDS encoding sugar transferase, whose translation is MNVIAAGLLLIVAAPLMLLIAFLVKVTSPGPVLYRQPRVGLDQRNGIDRRGDNRSGHDRRRRDRGGKVFTIFKFRTMRVEQDAPQVWAQEDDPRITPLGRFLRRTRLDELPQLFNILRGDMNLVGPRPEQPDIFRRLRQEVSQYPARQRVLPGITGWAQVNHKYDECIEDVARKVDLDLEYISERSAWNDFRIMVRTIPVMLFGKGSR
- a CDS encoding lipopolysaccharide biosynthesis protein, which codes for MSPPHRSDSRKEPSLAIQSTLLTGARVAGYLFAFFIPIVLVRIFSQTQFGLYKQALLVAETAQPILNLGLNASLFYFLPRNRRQGHHFLLQALVLLWALGFVGGLAILAGADPIARFMTGPEGAPQLAALLPFAAAYLMFGLPGDALLYLPIIDRRPVLAAAVAMGNEALKFGVAAACASTFRTVSSVLMGLAALAALRALVLMVYVRYRGREEGGRVNRADLKRQLAYALPYAVAVLFEIALQKAHHYFVSAQATPAEFAIYAAGVVQIPLAALLSTSVAEVLLVRASTIYQSGDLAELHRLWLRSLARLCVFIVPIWVGSEVFARDIISLLFQESYVAATPVFRIFLIRSLLTVVIDHGILRAVGDTRFLLVTNVLGLLVSLGIMALTPPDQILMGAVTAYVVGFALTRFLGLARVAHRLEVPFWSAFPWRPLALSLVLATGTSLALYLPLRGLESPALRLAIGVPVVAVLYGVLVTTTRLVPKEETLELLRKLRLVRRS